The Fusobacterium russii ATCC 25533 sequence CAACTGGTTTAGGAAAAATAGGGGCAAAAAAAGTTAAGGGAGAATCAAAATTTTTAGGAGCAGGAGTTTCTTATTGTGCAACTTGTGATGGTGCTTTTACTAGAGGAAAGGTAGTTTCACTTGTTGGAAAAGGTGATGAAATAATAGAAGAAGCACTTTTCTTAACAAAATATGCAGGAAAGGTAAATATATTTATTACCGCTGATCAAATAGATTGTAATCAAGAATTAAAAGAAGTAATAGAAAGCAAAGAAAATGTTATTATAAATACAAAGGCTAAATTATTAGAAATAAAAGGAAGTGATTTTGTAGAAGAAATATCACTTGAAATAAATGGAGAGGTAAAAAATATAAATACGGATTTTGTATTTTTATATTTAGGAACTAAAAATAACTTAGAACTTTATGGAGAATTTGCTTCTATATCAGCTGGCGGTTATATTCAAACTGATGAAAATATGAAGACAAGAACAGATAAAATGTATGCTATAGGAGATATTAGAGAAAAGGAAATAAGACAGATAACTACAGCTACAAGTGATGGAACAATAGCTGCTTCAATGATAATTAAAGAAATATTAAAATCTAAAAAGAATTAGTTATAATAAAAAATAAACTTATTTTTATAAGGCTGTTGCAAATTATGTTTTTAAAAGTTTTGTTCAGTAGTTAAATTAGACTGGGCATAAACCTGATTAAATTTTTTAAATGCAACAGCTCTTTTAATTTAGAAGAAAATTTTAATTTAAGTACATTTTAATTATAATCTTAATATAATTAAACAAACAAAATATTTTTATAAAATTTCTCTTAAAAATCTATCTAAATAAAAATTCTTATGTTAAAATAAAATAAAATTATTTATCGAGGTATTTTAATATGTCAAAAATAACTAATGATT is a genomic window containing:
- a CDS encoding NAD(P)/FAD-dependent oxidoreductase, encoding MENQEKIYDVIIVGAGPAGLTAGIYASRGNLSTLILEKDGIGSMIMTHQVDNYPGFKAGTTGKEIYESMKTQAINFGCEFKSATVLGFDPYDEVKIVKTDSGNFKTKYIIIATGLGKIGAKKVKGESKFLGAGVSYCATCDGAFTRGKVVSLVGKGDEIIEEALFLTKYAGKVNIFITADQIDCNQELKEVIESKENVIINTKAKLLEIKGSDFVEEISLEINGEVKNINTDFVFLYLGTKNNLELYGEFASISAGGYIQTDENMKTRTDKMYAIGDIREKEIRQITTATSDGTIAASMIIKEILKSKKN